From Chloroflexota bacterium, a single genomic window includes:
- a CDS encoding ABC transporter ATP-binding protein, translated as MARPTGCGTETTGAAFARLSETPVEKREFTVANEYRFNRSGPLRWIASHILRYPWLPAAAAALAILVSVLTSTNSVLVGRAFDLVAAPSTTPAMVLRAALIILAIGAGQGIAQLARNLAVEMLAQLVERDARDELYLSLLGKSLTFHGRQRIGDIMARATNDVHMLNLMISPGLVFIFAALVGLIVPIAAIPLNLRWDLLLSPLVFVVLFVITLRRYVRELDPVVTAGRERFGLMNARLAETIEGIQVVKGSAQERQEQNIFLENARKFRDMYVLQGKIEGRYLPLLVLSVTTAGAFLHALLLYRQGALTVGQVVTYMGLLRLLGFPTFISIWTFALIQQGVASARRILHLINTETELDENPQGVARPIRGEIEFDHVSFSYDGAPVLQDISFRANPGETVAIVGETGSGKSTLTKLVNRTYDVTAGRVLVDGVDVRDWNLASLRSQISAIEQDIFLFSRSIADNIAFGAPETATMEDIRRAAHQAQAHDFIMSFADDYHTEIGERGVTLSGGQRQRLAIARAFLTDPRILILDDSTSAIDSATEDEIQKAMRRIMKGRTTLLITHRLSQIRWADRILVLRRGRLVDQGTHDELLARCDAYRRIFARYGLAAPDSKQKSA; from the coding sequence ATGGCGCGACCAACAGGTTGTGGAACCGAGACCACAGGCGCGGCCTTTGCCCGCCTTTCGGAGACCCCTGTGGAGAAACGCGAGTTTACGGTCGCAAACGAATACCGATTTAACCGCTCCGGGCCTCTGCGCTGGATCGCTTCGCACATCCTGCGCTACCCGTGGCTTCCCGCTGCCGCGGCGGCGCTCGCCATCCTGGTCAGCGTGCTCACGAGCACCAACTCGGTGCTGGTGGGGCGGGCGTTTGACCTGGTGGCGGCGCCCAGCACCACGCCCGCCATGGTCTTGCGCGCCGCGCTGATCATCCTGGCCATCGGCGCGGGCCAGGGCATCGCCCAACTGGCGCGCAACTTGGCCGTGGAGATGCTGGCCCAGTTGGTGGAACGCGACGCCCGCGACGAACTCTACCTGAGCCTCCTGGGCAAGAGCCTCACCTTCCACGGGCGCCAGCGCATCGGCGACATCATGGCCCGCGCCACCAACGACGTCCACATGCTCAACCTGATGATCAGTCCGGGGCTGGTCTTCATCTTCGCCGCGCTGGTGGGCCTCATCGTGCCCATCGCCGCTATCCCGCTCAACCTACGCTGGGATTTGCTCCTGTCGCCGCTGGTGTTCGTGGTGCTGTTCGTCATCACCCTTCGCCGCTACGTCCGCGAGTTAGACCCGGTGGTAACCGCCGGGCGCGAGCGCTTCGGCCTGATGAATGCGCGCCTGGCCGAGACGATAGAGGGCATCCAGGTGGTGAAAGGCAGCGCCCAGGAACGGCAGGAGCAGAACATCTTTCTGGAGAACGCCCGCAAGTTCCGCGACATGTACGTCCTGCAGGGCAAGATTGAGGGCCGCTATCTGCCGCTCCTCGTGCTCAGCGTAACGACGGCGGGAGCGTTCCTCCACGCCCTTCTGCTGTACCGCCAGGGCGCGCTCACCGTCGGCCAGGTCGTTACCTACATGGGCCTGCTGCGCCTGCTGGGGTTCCCCACGTTCATCTCCATCTGGACCTTCGCGCTCATCCAGCAGGGCGTTGCCAGCGCCCGCCGCATCCTGCACCTCATCAACACCGAGACCGAACTGGACGAGAACCCCCAGGGCGTGGCGCGCCCTATCCGCGGCGAGATTGAGTTTGACCACGTGTCGTTCTCCTACGACGGCGCGCCTGTGCTGCAGGATATCTCGTTCCGCGCCAACCCCGGCGAGACCGTCGCCATTGTCGGCGAGACCGGGTCGGGCAAGAGCACCCTGACCAAACTGGTGAACCGCACCTACGACGTAACCGCCGGTCGCGTGCTGGTGGACGGCGTGGACGTGCGCGACTGGAACCTGGCTTCGCTGCGCTCCCAGATATCGGCCATTGAGCAGGACATCTTCCTGTTCTCTCGCTCCATTGCCGACAACATCGCCTTCGGCGCGCCGGAAACCGCCACGATGGAAGACATCCGCCGCGCCGCCCACCAGGCCCAGGCCCACGACTTCATCATGAGTTTCGCCGACGACTACCACACCGAAATCGGCGAGCGGGGCGTTACCCTGTCCGGCGGGCAGCGCCAGCGCCTGGCCATCGCCCGCGCCTTCCTCACCGACCCGCGCATCCTCATCCTGGACGACTCCACCAGCGCCATTGACAGCGCCACCGAGGACGAAATCCAGAAGGCCATGCGGCGCATCATGAAGGGCCGCACGACGCTGCTCATCACCCACCGCCTGTCGCAAATCCGCTGGGCCGACCGAATCCTGGTGCTGCGGCGCGGCCGGCTCGTGGATCAGGGCACCCACGACGAACTGCTGGCCCGCTGCGACGCCTACAGGCGCATCTTCGCGCGCTACGGCCTGGCTGCGCCCGATTCCAAACAGAAGTCTG